A single Osmerus mordax isolate fOsmMor3 chromosome 7, fOsmMor3.pri, whole genome shotgun sequence DNA region contains:
- the LOC136945250 gene encoding uncharacterized protein produces MWKVIKEGCFSPARPAGSKCVLRCPLADSDGNTPKHHPHSPLPSPTCPFPAPHSPSQSHIPLPSPTSYFPAPHPSSQPHILLPSPTCPFPAPHSPSQSHIPLPSPTSYFPAPHPSSQPHILLPSPTSLFPAPHPNSQPHIPLPSPTLPFPPHTPLPSPTSYFPAPHPPSQPHTPIPSPTHPSQPDILLPSPTSHPHIPLPSPTSYFPAPHPLPSPTSYFPPHTPLPSPTPPFPAPHPPSQPHIILPSPTSPFPAPHPPSQPHIPLPSPTSYFPAPHPPCQPHTPLPSPTSYFPAPHPPSQPHIPLPRPTSYFPAPHPPSQPHTPIPSPTHPSQPDILLPSPTSHPHIPLPSPTSYFPAPHPLPSPTSYFPPHTPLPSPTPPFPAPHPPSQPHIILPSPTSPFPAPHPPSQPHIPLPSPTSYFPAPHPPSQPHTPLPSPTSYFPPHTPLPSPTSPFPAPHPTFQPHIPLPSPTPPFPAPPPPSQPHILLPSPT; encoded by the exons ATGTGGAAGGTGATAAAGGAGGGCTGCTTCTCTCCTGCCAGACCAGCTGGCTCCAAGTGTGTGCTCCGCTGCCCCCTGGCCGACTCCGATGGCAACACACCCAAACACCAT ccccacagccccctccccagccccacatgccccttcccagccccacacTCCCCTTCCCAGTCCCACATtccccttcccagccccacatcctacttcccagccccacatccctcttcccagccccacatcctacttcccagccccacatgccccttcccagccccacacTCCCCTTCCCAGTCCCACATtccccttcccagccccacatcctacttcccagccccacatccctcttcccagccccacatcctacttcccagccccacatccctcttcccagccccacatcctaattcccagccccacatcccccttcccagccccacacTCCCCTTCCCA ccccacaccccccttcccagccccacatcctacttcccagccccacatcccccttcccagccccacacccccatTCCCAGCCCCACCCACCCTTCCCAGCCCGACATCCTACTGCCCAGCCCCACATCCCATCCCCACAtcccccttcccagccccacatcctacttcccagccccacacccccttcccagccccacatcctacttccca ccccacaccccccttcccagccccacaccccccttcccagccccacatcccccttcccagccccatATCATACTTCCCAGTCCCACAtcccccttcccagccccacaccccccttcccagccccacatcccccttcccagccccacatcctACTTCccagccccccatcccccttgccagccccacaccccccttcccagccccacatcctacttcccagccccacaccccccttcccagccccacatccCCCTTCCCAGGCCCACATCCTActtcccagccccacatcccccttcccagccccacacccccatTCCCAGCCCCACCCACCCTTCCCAGCCCGACATCCTACTGCCCAGCCCCACATCCCATCCCCACAtcccccttcccagccccacatcctacttcccagccccacacccccttcccagccccacatcctacttccca ccccacaccccccttcccagccccacaccccccttcccagccccacatcccccttcccagccccatATCATACTTCCCAGTCCCACAtcccccttcccagccccacaccccccttcccagccccacatcccccttcccagccccacatcctACTTCccagccccccatcccccttcccagccccacaccccccttcccagccccacatcctACTTCCCA ccccacaccccccttcccagccccacatcccccttcccagccccacatcctACTTTCCAGCCCCACAtcccccttcccagccccacccccccattcccagcccctccccccccttcccagccccacatcctACTTCCCAGCCCCACCTGA